The sequence AAAGCAAAAATACGGGGATGAGTCGTTTGTGTCATCTCATTGGTGACTAAGTTTTCCCCATCCCATTCTAAACCTTCAATATCTTTCAGGTAATGGTTATGGTAAATCGAACCCATATTAATCAAACCCGTGGTAGCTTCAACAAAAGTGCCATCTTCCAATTCTACTCCTTGCATTTTGTGATTTTCTCCCACAAAACGACTGATTTTACTCTCATGTAAAGGATAGCCATATTCAGCTAATTTTTGTTTCATTTCATCACTAACAGTACATAAACCATGGGTTAAAACTGTAATATAAGGAGTGAACCAGTTTAAGACAAAAGCAGCGTTAATTTGGGCTTCTTTTCCAGCGATTAATACGGCTTTTTGATCCCACATATCATAACCATCACAAATCATACAAACATGAAGATTATAACCAGCATAATCATAAACATTTTGCATATCTTCTAACTGTGGTAACACGTCCATTACTCCAGAGGCAGCGATTAAGTATTTGCTGTGAAAAATGGGATAAACGCTATCTTTTTTACCGATTTTGACTTTAACAGCGAAAGTTTCTCCTTCATCGGCAACATCTTCCACATAACCTCGTAAATGATCAGCGCCCCAGTCCATAGCCTGTTTTGTGCCATGATTTAATAAATCTCTACCTGGTGCATCAGGGTCTATGCCAAGATAGTTGCGTAAGTCTTGCATCCATAATGAGCGCCCTCTCCCTTTTTCGATGATCAAACATTTTAACCCATATCTAGCCAAATAAATTCCAGCAGATAATCCTCCCATACCACCACCCACCACAATAGCATCATAAATGGTATCCACATGATCTTTATAGTTTTTACTTGATAATTTCATATAATTTCTTCCTACTTT is a genomic window of Cyanobacterium sp. T60_A2020_053 containing:
- a CDS encoding NAD(P)/FAD-dependent oxidoreductase, with product MKLSSKNYKDHVDTIYDAIVVGGGMGGLSAGIYLARYGLKCLIIEKGRGRSLWMQDLRNYLGIDPDAPGRDLLNHGTKQAMDWGADHLRGYVEDVADEGETFAVKVKIGKKDSVYPIFHSKYLIAASGVMDVLPQLEDMQNVYDYAGYNLHVCMICDGYDMWDQKAVLIAGKEAQINAAFVLNWFTPYITVLTHGLCTVSDEMKQKLAEYGYPLHESKISRFVGENHKMQGVELEDGTFVEATTGLINMGSIYHNHYLKDIEGLEWDGENLVTNEMTQTTHPRIFALGDLKKGLNQVSIAVADGTLAATQIWRNIRRASAPRKWQENIKLPAEIH